The following are encoded together in the Humulus lupulus chromosome 5, drHumLupu1.1, whole genome shotgun sequence genome:
- the LOC133779472 gene encoding uncharacterized protein LOC133779472 — MGLTMVKFNDEATRDHVLENGIIQFDRKPYWGSKCLSALVSTIGKPIMVDKYTRERSRIQVARVLVEMEVTDNPPTSIQYINERGQIMEQGVEYEWFPIKCKNYSGFGHSMTDCRKTKNAQWVMKETKLNKDEKAQSSAGIKAVESKGTEIHVDTDKVGDQTSSEEFKTQTVQGDPLLPDKEVSAGIRDINQASLLWHTPKKVAAHSKEGQGSVKNAKVTGQTNKNSSNIISWNVRGLNGINKHGPVSDLCKKYRIGVGGLLETKLKGNKISRFVEFCFPNWDYYTSPEIEGRLLIVWRKSFVKVTILEESNQFIHCLVKLTGVQQSFGVTFVYGMNSIKGRRSLWEGLRRPFHKDTAWIYLGDFNSPFTSKDRSGGKPISGLELADPNRWLVDSYLEHLKSVGSYFTWTNNQLGAAIIYTKIDHVLINEKWVDLFPQATAMFSWEAFSDHCSCLVNLQVQEKLGIKIFRFFNYWIEHPDFHVQVLRSWNQPINATGIQAIFLKMLRLKHCLKVFNTDKIGDLKAKFYKAKETFQVARLPAQAYPHVLDFQEAAEAYSKRKSENGIVSFIAEDGKMVDNFSEVVSHYVGHFRDFLGSSSSTLGSISTQIVEMGPQLSVLQQMKLLKPFSRKEIREALFSIPITKSPGPDGFGSGFFKPIWNDIGDEVCVAITHCFELGIFPSELHETTLSLIPKVANPSRAVDYRPIACCSTLYKCMSKLICKRLADIHPDLIQPNQGAFVKGRYIAHNIMIFQVLIKNYGRATTSSRCAIKIDLRKAYDTVDWVFLENLLKALNFPMKFIGWIMACVRNTSYFLLMNGRIQGKFKGRKGLRQGDPMSPLLFVIIMEYLTRSLQQAALNSPFRYHPMCKGLKLINLCFADDLLLFCKGSLAAIRVVKGVLDSFATATGLSINSDKSLNWASRHLSFAGRIQLINSVLLGLRNYWMSIFVLPQSIVKEIERICRGFLWGSDGQRSKLHIPSWQKVCLPKAYGGLGFRDGATWNWAVLAKYVWALSAKPDLLWVKWIHSIYLKGAGFWNYVLIADCCWYWRKLCHLRDHFRPTDIISAGVQGRFKSTRLYNSLLVQQRDEFYRTIWSRIFLPNHRFMLWQVVNSHLLTRDNLSRKQVQLASELCPVCDRIQESHSHLFFECNFSTQLVKRIFDWLGFDAWPLDYYSWLVWLARARKGVTADIVNLVCVAVIYSIWITRNQCFYEGYSSTVLKLARDIKYTTKYRLNIVSRRLVSVKDQLYIRLLQCR, encoded by the exons ATGGGTTTAACAATGGTTAAGTTCAATGATGAAGCAACAAGGGACCATGTTCTAGAGAATGGCATAATCCAGTTTGACAGGAAACCT TATTGGGGCAGTAAATGTCTTAGTGCCCTTGTTAGTACAATAGGCAAGCCAATAATGGTAGACAAATACACAAGAGAACGCTCACGTATTCAGGTCGCTCGGGTGCTAGTTGAGATGGAAGTTACGGATAACCCTCCTACAAGTATTCAGTATATTAATGAACGTGGTCAAATCATGGAGCAAGGAGTTGAATATGAATGGTTTCCAATTAAATGCAAGAACTATTCTGGTTTTGGTCATTCAATGACAGATTGTAGGAAGACTAAGAATGCTCAGTGGGTCATGAAGGAAACCAAGTTAAATAAGGATGAAAAAGCTCAGAGTTCAGCTGGTATTAAAGCTGTAGAATCGAAGGGTACTGAGATACATGTGGATACTGATAAGGTTGGAGATCAGACTAGTTCAGAAGAATTCAAGACACAGACAGTTCAGGGTGACCCTCTTTTACCAGATAAGGAGGTTTCAGCTGGGATTAGGGACATTAATCAGGCAAGCCTTCTATGGCACACTCCAAAAAAGGTTGCTGCTCATTCAAAGGAGGGACAGGGATCTGTTAAAAATGCTAAGGTGACTGGGCAAACGAACAAGA ATAGTAGTAATATAATAAGTTGGAATGTAAGAGGGCTTAATGGAATTAATAAACATGGCCCTGTTAGTGATCTTTGTAAGAAGTACAGAATAGGAGTTGGTGGCCTTTTAGAGACCAAGTTGAAGGGCAACAAAATTAGTAGGTTTGTAGAATTTTGTTTTCCGAATTGGGATTACTATACTAGTCCAGAAATTGAAGGGCGTCTTTTGATTGTTTGGAGGAAGTCTTTTGTGAAGGTTACTATCTTAGAGGAATCAAATCAGTTTATTCATTGTTTGGTTAAGTTGACTGGTGTGCAGCAGAGTTTTGGAGTTACTTTCGTCTATGGAATGAATTCTATAAAAGGAAGGAGAAGCCTTTGGGAGGGGCTAAGAAGGCCTTTTCATAAGGACACAGCTTGGATTTATCTAGGGGATTTCAATTCCCCTTTCACAAGCAAAGATAGATCGGGTGGGAAACCAATTTCTGGCTTGGAGTTGGCTGATCCTAATAGGTGGCTTGTAGATTCTTATCTAGAGCATTTAAAAAGTGTTGGGTCTTATTTTACTTGGACTAATAATCAACTTGGTGCAGCTATAATCTATACTAAAATTGATCATGTTCTCATTAATGAGAAGTGGGTGGACTTATTTCCTCAAGCTACAGCTATGTTCAGTTGGGAAGCATTTTCTGATCATTGCTCTTGTCTAGTCAATCTTCAGGTTCAAGAGAAGCTGGGAATTAAGATATTTCGGTTCTTTAATTATTGGATAGAGCATCCAGATTTTCATGTTCAGGTTTTAAGAAGTTGGAATCAGCCAATTAATGCAACAGGAATTCAGGCCATTTTCCTTAAAATGCTGAGATTGAAACACTGTCTGAAAGTGTTTAACACAGATAAGATAGGTGACCTGAAGGCTAAATTCTATAAAGCTAAAGAGACCTTTCAAGTAGCTCGTTTACCAGCTCAAGCTTATCCCCATGTATTGGATTTTCAGGAAGCTGCTGAGGCTTATTCA AAGCGTAAATCGGAGAATGGTATTGTCTCTTTCATAGCTGAAGATGGAAAAATGGTGGATAATTTCTCAGAAGTGGTCTCTCATTATGTGGGGCATTTTAGAGACTTTTTGGGCAGCTCTAGTTCGACCTTAGGGAGTATTAGTACTCAGATAGTAGAGATGGGACCTCAACTGTCAGTTTTGCAGCAAATGAAACTCCTTAAACCTTTTTCTAGGAAGGAGATTAGGGAGGCTCTCTTCAGTATTCCTATAACCAAATCTCCGGGCCCGGATGGGTTTGGTTCTGGATTTTTTAAACCAATCTGGAATGACATTGGGGATGAGGTGTGCGTAGCAATTACCCACTGTTTTGAGTTAGGTATTTTCCCTTCTGAGCTCCATGAAACAACCTTATCTTTGATTCCTAAGGTTGCCAATCCTTCAAGGGCTGTAGATTATAGACCCATTGCTTGTTGCTCAACATTATATAAGTGTATGTCGAAGCTGATTTGTAAAAGATTGGCCGATATTCACCCTGATCTTATTCAGCCTAATCAGGGAGCATTTGTCAAGGGTCGGTATATTGCCCACAATATTATGATATTCCAAGTTCTCATCAAAAACTATGGGAGAGCTACTACTTCATCGAGATGTGCTATCAAAATAGACCTCAGAAAGGCCTATGACACGGTTGATTGGGTCTTCCTTGAGAACCTGTTGAAAGCTTTGAATTTTCCTATGAAATTTATTGGTTGGATCATGGCTTGTGTTAGGAATACATCTTACTTTCTCTTGATGAATGGTAGGATACAGGGTAAATTTAAAGGAAGGAAAGGGCTGAGACAAGGAGATCCCATGTCACCTTTGTTGTTTGTCATTATTATGGAATATCTGACTAGGAGTTTGCAACAAGCTGCTCTTAATTCTCCCTTTCGGTACCATCCAATGTGTAAAGGTCTCAAACTCATTAATCTTTGTTTTGCAGatgatttattgttattttgtaaagGTTCTCTTGCTGCTATTAGAGTTGTCAAAGGGGTGCTTGATAGCTTTGCTACAGCCACAGGTCTTTCTATAAATTCAGATAAATCGCTG AATTGGGCGAGTAGACACTTGTCTTTTGCTGGCCGGATTCAACTCATAAATTCAGTGTTACTTGGGCTTCGAAACTATTGGATGTCTATCTTTGTTTTGCCTCAAAGCATAGTTAAGGAAATTGAGAGGATATGTAGGGGCTTCCTGTGGGGTTCAGATGGGCAGAGAAGTAAATTACACATTCCCTCTTGGCAGAAGGTTTGTCTTCCTAAAGCCTATGGAGGTTTGGGTTTCAGAGATGGAGCTACTTGGAACTGGGCTGTGTTAGCTAAATATGTTTGGGCCTTATCTGCGAAACCTGATCTGCTTTGGGTAAAATGGATCCATTCCATTTATCTGAAAGGTGCTGGCTTCTGGAACTATGTCTTAATAGCAGATTGTTGTTGGTATTGGCGAAAACTATGTCATCTCCGGGATCATTTTAGGCCTACTGATATCATCTCTGCTGGTGTGCAAGGGAGATTTAAATCCACAAGATTGTACAACAGTCTTTTGGTTCAGCAAAGGGATGAGTTCTACAGAACTATTTGGAGCAGAATCTTTCTTCCAAATCACAGATTTATGCTCTGGCAAGTTGTAAATTCTCATCTGTTAACTAGGGATAACCTTAGTAGGAAGCAAGTTCAGCTAGCCTCTGAGTTATGCCCTGTCTGTGACAGAATTCAGGAAAGCCACTCCCATCTATTCTTTGAATGTAACTTCTCTACTCAGCTGGTTAAACGTATATTTGATTGGTTGGGATTTGATGCTTGGCCTCTAGACTATTATAGTTGGTTGGTGTGGTTGGCAAGGGCCCGAAAAGGAGTTACAGCTGATATTGTTAATCTAGTCTGTGTTGCTGTCATCTATAGCATTTGGATAACCAGGAATCAATGTTTTTATGAAGGCTATTCTTCCACAGTTCTGAAGCTAGCTCGGGATATTAAGTATACTACTAAATATAGGCTAAATATAGTGTCTAGAAGACTTGTTTCTGTTAAAGATCAACTGTACATTCGGCTTTTACAATGCAGATAA